One stretch of Corvus hawaiiensis isolate bCorHaw1 chromosome 1, bCorHaw1.pri.cur, whole genome shotgun sequence DNA includes these proteins:
- the NACAD gene encoding NAC-alpha domain-containing protein 1 isoform X8 — protein sequence MPEGAEAAPPPMPAIPPPMPAKEEARPPPEGASCDPGPAAAAPPGSPCRPPPPADPLDTRIVMGEETRCPPPEPRGGPPVPCPFPAPPKEPPPGRPPALDPELFFTAPSTPVRAGGVRPPPHEEPTDGDSEGLCSPPTSPSGSYMTAEGGSWGSSGTASTSPSCSPNLAAEAEGLGEAEGEAEGLGGALVLPPGLGDPPAFPPLSPEEEEEEDDDEDGPFALPGCADDEEDDDEDGQTPEEEEEEDEDEDEGSGLIPAALLPFRGSLLFQAEAVEISPRAPAEEEDEEDEGSTSASFLRSLSESSIPEGGDEAFAFRDDTDASSDSAAYDGDEDERLYGTERHAGDTGTLPGTPPALLGPAGVELHLHAGSPCHPPGQDTAPGSLGTPLAPPGGDAELDGDAFVTITGAWPPPEPPEELAATEGSGAAPGQGPCPELPVTGPVPRLLCAGDPQSHQLGGANGEPQDGPGGDSDGDNDIELSTGTADGHSELDSAAPSLGTSVTPTPLDEMDTAANNVVTPVTPSLMDTVYTDLVSPVIPTPLDEMDTAATSPVTPSPSDEPDTVATDMVTPGTPSPLDEPDTADTDVVTPSLMDSTATSLMAPSPSDAAATDAVTLVTPSPPDELDTMATSLVTPSPPDEPDTVATSLVTPSPPDELDTVATSLVTPSPPDEPDTVATSLVTPSPPDEPDAMAISLVTPVTPSPPDEPDTVATSLVTPVTPSPADEPDTVATDLVTPVTASPPDEPDTVATSLVTASPPDEPDTVATDLVTACPPDEPDTVATDLVTPVTPSPPDEPDAVATSLVTPVTPSPSDELDTMATDLVTPVTPSPSDEPDAVATDLVTPSPPDEPDTVATDLVTPVTPSPLDELDIMATDLVTPVTLSLLDKMEVVDTVLVTPVTSTLKDAVAIDLVASVTPTLMAAAATNLVTSVTPPPLDERDTVAIDLVTSVTPALLDTTDTAPVTPSVADTTDTTPVTPVIPTPRDETATVTTDAATPSPIDTMATHPVTPSPPAAAPAPCPPPRAVSPVALAAGVAPSQESSAVPPCPLAQGTLSQPPGDVPEESEHAATASPKALSPELPDTSRSRTASSFVTAPEGSAGETPPRPPEPRGEPEEEEEEDEDAAPVPPSPQFTASEREVFVGIPPAPPELLPPPGAFSGRGAGPAVTAPLRGAPGALPPALQEPPTPRPGPEPPGHAAGGTDAKVPPSPPGPPAAPPEQQEEEEAVAGVAPGPLPAAGAQPGPPPEPPRPAPPKLSQVPPPATPAPLAPSPPRAPRSQEPPPGLPLSRKHLEAPQPSSQKEPEPRGRAGGPGAGGGRAAPRGSLQSESSSSSEAEAPRPPPAPQRCQPNHRGSGNESESNDESIPELEEPEGSEPPPAQPQVPLGHALGPGEEPLSKAKQSRSEKKARKAMSKLGLRQIHGVTRITIRKSKNILFVISKPDVFKSPVSDIYIVFGEAKIEDLSQQVHKAAAEKFKVPLEHSALVTDAAPALAIKEESEEEEEVDETGLEVRDIELVMAQANVSRPKAVRALRHNNNDIVNAIMELTM from the exons ATGCCGGAGGGAGCGGAGGCAG CCCCCCCGCCGATGCCTGCGATCCCCCCGCCGATGCCGGCCAAGGAAGAGGCTCGTCCCCCGCCCGAGGGGGCCAGCTGTgaccccggccccgccgccgccgccccccccggCTCTCCCTgccggccgcccccgcccgcggACCCGCTGGATACCCGCATTGTGATGGGGGAGGAGACGCGCTGCCCCCCGCCCGAGCCTCGGGGGGGGCCCCCCGTGCCTTGCCCCTTCCCCGCGCCCCCCAAGGAGCCCCCCCCGGGCCGCCCCCCCGCGCTGGACCCCGAGCTGTTCTTCACGGCCCCCTCGACGCCGGTGCGGGCGGGGGGGGTGCGGCCGCCCCCCCACGAGGAGCCGACGGACGGGGACAGCGAGGGGCTGTGCTCGCCCCCCACGTCCCCCTCGGGGTCTTACATGACGGCCGAGGGCGGCAGCTGGGGCTCCTCGGGCACGGCCAGCACCTCCCCGTCCTGCTCCCCCAACCTGGCGGCCGAGGCTGAAGGCCTGGGCGAGGCTGAGGGCGAGGCTGAAGGTCTGGGGGGGGCCCTGGTGCTGCCCCCCGGCCTGGGGGACCCCCCGGCCttccccccactgtcccccgaggaggaggaggaggaggatgatgacGAAGACGGCCCCTTCGCCCTGCCGGGCTGTGCGGACgatgaggaggatgatgatgaggatGGGCAGACgccggaggaggaggaggaggaggatgaggacgaggacgagggcTCGGGGCTGATCCCGGCGGCGCTGCTCCCGTTCCGCGGCAGCCTCCTCTTCCAGGCCGAGGCCGTGGAGATCTCGCCCCGGGCCCCCgccgaggaggaggacgaggaggacgaagGCAGCACCTCGGCGTCCTTCCTGCGCTCGCTGTCCGAGAGCTCCATCCCCGAGGGCGGGGACGAGGCTTTCGCCTTCCGCGACGACACCGACGCCTCCTCGGACTCGGCCGCTTACGACGGGGACGAGGACGAGCGGCTCTACGGCACCGAGCGGCAcgcgggggacacggggacactcCCGGGCACCCCCCCGGCACTCCTCGGCCCCGCCGGCGTCGAGCTCCACCTCCATGCCGGGTCCCCGTGTCACCCCCCGGGCCAGGACACGGCTCCCGGATctttggggacacccctggcACCCCCTGGAGGGGACGCAGAGCTGGACGGCGACGCCTTTGTCACCATCACGGGGGCGTGGCCCCCGCCGGAGCCCCCCGAGGAGCTGGCAGCGACAGAAGGTTCTGGAGCGGCGCCGGGACAGGGACCTtgcccagagctgccagtgACTGGCCCTGTCCCCCGGCTGCTCTGTGCCGGGGACCCCCAGAGCCACCAGCTGGGGGGGGCCAATGGGGAGCCCCAGGACGGCCCTGGGGGTGACAGTGATGGTGACAATGACATTGAGCTCAGCACTGGGACAGCTGATGGCCACAGCGAGCTGGactctgcagcccccagcttGGGCACATCAGTGACACCGACCCCCCTGGATGAGATGGACACTGCAGCCAATAATGTGGTGACACCAGTGACACCCAGCCTGATGGACACAGTGTACACGGACCTGGTGTCACCAGTGATACCAACCCCACTGGACGAGATGGACACTGCAGCCACCAGCCCAGTGACACCCAGCCCGTCTGATGAGCCGGACACTGTGGCCACTGACATGGTGACACCAGGGACACCAAGCCCACTGGATGAGCCAGACACTGCAGACACTGATGTGGTGACACCCAGCCTGATGGACAGCACAGCTACCAGCCTGATGGCACCCAGCCCGTCAGATGCTGCAGCCACTGATGCAGTGACACTGGTGACACCAAGCCCCCCAGATGAGCTGGACACTATGGCCACCAGCCTGGTGACACCAAGCCCACCAGATGAGCCAGACACTGTGGCCACCAGCCTGGTGACACCAAGCCCACCAGATGAGCTGGACACTGTGGCCACCAGCCTGGTGACACCAAGCCCACCAGATGAGCCGGACACTGTGGCCACCAGCCTGGTGACACCAAGCCCACCAGATGAGCCGGATGCTATGGCCATCAGCCTGGTGACACCAGTGACACCAAGCCCACCAGATGAACCGGACACTGTGGCCACCAGCCTGGTGACACCAGTGACACCAAGCCCAGCAGATGAGCCAGATACTGTGGCCACTGACCTGGTGACACCAGTGACAGCAAGCCCACCAGACGAGCCGGACACTGTGGCCACCAGCCTGGTGACAGCAAGCCCACCAGACGAGCCGGACACTGTGGCCACTGACCTGGTGACAGCATGCCCACCAGATGAGCCGGACACTGTGGCCACCGACCTGGTGACACCTGTGACACCAAGCCCACCAGATGAGCCGGATGCTGTGGCCACCAGCCTGGTGACACCTGTGACACCAAGCCCATCAGATGAGCTGGACACTATGGCCACCGACCTGGTGACACCTGTGACACCAAGCCCATCAG ATGAGCCGGATGCTGTGGCCACCGACCTGGTGACACCAAGCCCACCAGATGAGCCGGACACTGTGGCCACTGACCTGGTGACACCAGTGACACCAAGCCCACTAGATGAGCTGGACATCATGGCCACTGACCTGGTGACACCGGTGACACTCAGCCTGCTGGACAAGATGGAAGTTGTGGACACTGTCCTGGTAACACCAGTGACATCCACCCTGAAGGATGCTGTGGCCATTGACTTGGTGGCATCAGTGACACCCACCCTGATGGCCGCTGCAGCCACCAACCTGGTGACATCAGTGACGCCACCACCCCTGGATGAGAGGGACACTGTAGCCATCGACCTGGTGACATCGGTGACACCTGCCCTGTTGGACACCACAGACACCGCCCCAGTGACCCCAAGCGTGGCGGACACCACGGATACCACACCGGTGACACCGGTGATACCAACCCCCCGCGATGAGACGGCCACCGTGACCACTGACGCAGCGACTCCCAGCCCAATAGACACCATGGCCACCCACCCGgtgacccccagccccccggccgctgctcctgccccatgtccccctcCCCGGGCCGTGTCCCCCGTGGCTCTGGCAGCCGGGGTGGCCCCATCCCAAGAGTCCTCAgctgtccccccgtgtcccctggcACAGGGGACGCTGTCACAGCCCCCTGGGGATGTCCCTGAGGAGTCGGAGCACGCGGCCACCGCCTCGCCCAAGGCTTTGTCCCCGGAGCTGCCGGACACGTCGCGCTCCCGCACCGCCTCCAGCTTCGTCACCGCCCCCGAGGGCAGCGCCGGAgagacccccccgcgcccccccgagccccgcggAGAGcccgaggaggaggaagaagaggatgaGGATGCGGCCCCCGTGCCCCCCTCGCCGCAGTTCACGGCCTCGGAGCGGGAGGTGTTTGTGGGGatccccccggccccccccgaACTGCTCCCACCACCCGGTGCCTTTtcggggcgcggggccgggccggctgTCACCGCCCCGCTCCGGGGGGCCCCGGGGGCCCTGCCCCCCGCCCTGCAGGAGCCGCCCACCCCCCGGCCGGGCCCTGAGCCCCCCGGCCACGCTGCAGGGGGCACCGATGCCAAAGTCCCCCCAAGTCCCCCGGGcccccccgcggccccccccgagcagcaggaggaagaggaggccgTGGCGGGGGTCGCACCCGGCCCTCTGCCAGCTGCGGGGGCTCAGCCGGGGCCTCCTCCCGAGCCCCCCCGCCCTGCGCCCCCCAAACTCAGCCAAGTGCCTCCTCCCGCCACGCCGGCCCCGCTGGCCCCGAgccccccccgggccccccgcaGCCAGGAGCcccccccggggctgcccctCTCCAGGAAGCACCTCGAAG ccccccagccctcctcGCAGAAGGAGCCggagccccggggccgggcagggggcccaggggctggggggggccgggccgccccccggGGGTCTCTGCAGTCGGAGTCGAGCTCGTCCAGCGAGGCTGaggccccccggccccccccggccccccagCGCTGCCAGCCCAACCATCGAG GGTCCGGGAACGAGTCTGAGAGCAACGACGAGTCCATCCCGGAGCTGGAGGAACCCGAGGGCTCGGAGCcgccccctgcccagccccag GTGCCCCTCGGCCACGCCCTCGGCCCCGGAGAGGAACCGCTCAGCAAAGCCAAGCAGAGCCGCAGCGAGAAGAAGGCCCGGAAG GCCATGTCCAAGCTGGGGCTGCGGCAGATCCACGGTGTCACCCGTATCACCATCCGCAAATCCAAGAACATCCTGTTCGTCATTTCCAAACCCGACGTCTTCAAGAGCCCCGTGTCCGACATCTACATCGTCTTCGGGGAGGCCAAG ATCGAGGACCTGTCCCAGCAAGTGCACAAGGCGGCGGCTGAGAAGTTCAAGGTGCCCCTGGAGCACTCGGCACTCGTGACCGACGCTGCACCTGCCCTGGCCATCAAGGAGGagagcgaggaggaggaggag GTGGACGAGACGGGGCTGGAGGTGCGGGACATCGAGCTGGTGATGGCCCAGGCCAACGTGTCACGGCCCAAGGCCGTGCGAGCGCTGCGGCACAACAACAACGACATCGTCAACGCCATCATG GAACTGACCATGTAG
- the NACAD gene encoding NAC-alpha domain-containing protein 1 isoform X12: MPEGAEAAPPPMPAIPPPMPAKEEARPPPEGASCDPGPAAAAPPGSPCRPPPPADPLDTRIVMGEETRCPPPEPRGGPPVPCPFPAPPKEPPPGRPPALDPELFFTAPSTPVRAGGVRPPPHEEPTDGDSEGLCSPPTSPSGSYMTAEGGSWGSSGTASTSPSCSPNLAAEAEGLGEAEGEAEGLGGALVLPPGLGDPPAFPPLSPEEEEEEDDDEDGPFALPGCADDEEDDDEDGQTPEEEEEEDEDEDEGSGLIPAALLPFRGSLLFQAEAVEISPRAPAEEEDEEDEGSTSASFLRSLSESSIPEGGDEAFAFRDDTDASSDSAAYDGDEDERLYGTERHAGDTGTLPGTPPALLGPAGVELHLHAGSPCHPPGQDTAPGSLGTPLAPPGGDAELDGDAFVTITGAWPPPEPPEELAATEGSGAAPGQGPCPELPVTGPVPRLLCAGDPQSHQLGGANGEPQDGPGGDSDGDNDIELSTGTADGHSELDSAAPSLGTSVTPTPLDEMDTAANNVVTPVTPSLMDTVYTDLVSPVIPTPLDEMDTAATSPVTPSPSDEPDTVATDMVTPGTPSPLDEPDTADTDVVTPSLMDSTATSLMAPSPSDAAATDAVTLVTPSPPDELDTMATSLVTPSPPDEPDTVATSLVTPSPPDELDTVATSLVTPSPPDEPDTVATSLVTPSPPDEPDAMAISLVTPVTPSPPDEPDTVATSLVTPVTPSPADEPDTVATDLVTPVTASPPDEPDTVATSLVTASPPDEPDTVATDLVTACPPDEPDTVATDLVTPVTPSPPDEPDAVATSLVTPVTPSPSDELDTMATDLVTPVTPSPSDELDIMATDLVTPVTLSLLDKMEVVDTVLVTPVTSTLKDAVAIDLVASVTPTLMAAAATNLVTSVTPPPLDERDTVAIDLVTSVTPALLDTTDTAPVTPSVADTTDTTPVTPVIPTPRDETATVTTDAATPSPIDTMATHPVTPSPPAAAPAPCPPPRAVSPVALAAGVAPSQESSAVPPCPLAQGTLSQPPGDVPEESEHAATASPKALSPELPDTSRSRTASSFVTAPEGSAGETPPRPPEPRGEPEEEEEEDEDAAPVPPSPQFTASEREVFVGIPPAPPELLPPPGAFSGRGAGPAVTAPLRGAPGALPPALQEPPTPRPGPEPPGHAAGGTDAKVPPSPPGPPAAPPEQQEEEEAVAGVAPGPLPAAGAQPGPPPEPPRPAPPKLSQVPPPATPAPLAPSPPRAPRSQEPPPGLPLSRKHLEAPQPSSQKEPEPRGRAGGPGAGGGRAAPRGSLQSESSSSSEAEAPRPPPAPQRCQPNHRGSGNESESNDESIPELEEPEGSEPPPAQPQVPLGHALGPGEEPLSKAKQSRSEKKARKAMSKLGLRQIHGVTRITIRKSKNILFVISKPDVFKSPVSDIYIVFGEAKIEDLSQQVHKAAAEKFKVPLEHSALVTDAAPALAIKEESEEEEEVDETGLEVRDIELVMAQANVSRPKAVRALRHNNNDIVNAIMELTM; this comes from the exons ATGCCGGAGGGAGCGGAGGCAG CCCCCCCGCCGATGCCTGCGATCCCCCCGCCGATGCCGGCCAAGGAAGAGGCTCGTCCCCCGCCCGAGGGGGCCAGCTGTgaccccggccccgccgccgccgccccccccggCTCTCCCTgccggccgcccccgcccgcggACCCGCTGGATACCCGCATTGTGATGGGGGAGGAGACGCGCTGCCCCCCGCCCGAGCCTCGGGGGGGGCCCCCCGTGCCTTGCCCCTTCCCCGCGCCCCCCAAGGAGCCCCCCCCGGGCCGCCCCCCCGCGCTGGACCCCGAGCTGTTCTTCACGGCCCCCTCGACGCCGGTGCGGGCGGGGGGGGTGCGGCCGCCCCCCCACGAGGAGCCGACGGACGGGGACAGCGAGGGGCTGTGCTCGCCCCCCACGTCCCCCTCGGGGTCTTACATGACGGCCGAGGGCGGCAGCTGGGGCTCCTCGGGCACGGCCAGCACCTCCCCGTCCTGCTCCCCCAACCTGGCGGCCGAGGCTGAAGGCCTGGGCGAGGCTGAGGGCGAGGCTGAAGGTCTGGGGGGGGCCCTGGTGCTGCCCCCCGGCCTGGGGGACCCCCCGGCCttccccccactgtcccccgaggaggaggaggaggaggatgatgacGAAGACGGCCCCTTCGCCCTGCCGGGCTGTGCGGACgatgaggaggatgatgatgaggatGGGCAGACgccggaggaggaggaggaggaggatgaggacgaggacgagggcTCGGGGCTGATCCCGGCGGCGCTGCTCCCGTTCCGCGGCAGCCTCCTCTTCCAGGCCGAGGCCGTGGAGATCTCGCCCCGGGCCCCCgccgaggaggaggacgaggaggacgaagGCAGCACCTCGGCGTCCTTCCTGCGCTCGCTGTCCGAGAGCTCCATCCCCGAGGGCGGGGACGAGGCTTTCGCCTTCCGCGACGACACCGACGCCTCCTCGGACTCGGCCGCTTACGACGGGGACGAGGACGAGCGGCTCTACGGCACCGAGCGGCAcgcgggggacacggggacactcCCGGGCACCCCCCCGGCACTCCTCGGCCCCGCCGGCGTCGAGCTCCACCTCCATGCCGGGTCCCCGTGTCACCCCCCGGGCCAGGACACGGCTCCCGGATctttggggacacccctggcACCCCCTGGAGGGGACGCAGAGCTGGACGGCGACGCCTTTGTCACCATCACGGGGGCGTGGCCCCCGCCGGAGCCCCCCGAGGAGCTGGCAGCGACAGAAGGTTCTGGAGCGGCGCCGGGACAGGGACCTtgcccagagctgccagtgACTGGCCCTGTCCCCCGGCTGCTCTGTGCCGGGGACCCCCAGAGCCACCAGCTGGGGGGGGCCAATGGGGAGCCCCAGGACGGCCCTGGGGGTGACAGTGATGGTGACAATGACATTGAGCTCAGCACTGGGACAGCTGATGGCCACAGCGAGCTGGactctgcagcccccagcttGGGCACATCAGTGACACCGACCCCCCTGGATGAGATGGACACTGCAGCCAATAATGTGGTGACACCAGTGACACCCAGCCTGATGGACACAGTGTACACGGACCTGGTGTCACCAGTGATACCAACCCCACTGGACGAGATGGACACTGCAGCCACCAGCCCAGTGACACCCAGCCCGTCTGATGAGCCGGACACTGTGGCCACTGACATGGTGACACCAGGGACACCAAGCCCACTGGATGAGCCAGACACTGCAGACACTGATGTGGTGACACCCAGCCTGATGGACAGCACAGCTACCAGCCTGATGGCACCCAGCCCGTCAGATGCTGCAGCCACTGATGCAGTGACACTGGTGACACCAAGCCCCCCAGATGAGCTGGACACTATGGCCACCAGCCTGGTGACACCAAGCCCACCAGATGAGCCAGACACTGTGGCCACCAGCCTGGTGACACCAAGCCCACCAGATGAGCTGGACACTGTGGCCACCAGCCTGGTGACACCAAGCCCACCAGATGAGCCGGACACTGTGGCCACCAGCCTGGTGACACCAAGCCCACCAGATGAGCCGGATGCTATGGCCATCAGCCTGGTGACACCAGTGACACCAAGCCCACCAGATGAACCGGACACTGTGGCCACCAGCCTGGTGACACCAGTGACACCAAGCCCAGCAGATGAGCCAGATACTGTGGCCACTGACCTGGTGACACCAGTGACAGCAAGCCCACCAGACGAGCCGGACACTGTGGCCACCAGCCTGGTGACAGCAAGCCCACCAGACGAGCCGGACACTGTGGCCACTGACCTGGTGACAGCATGCCCACCAGATGAGCCGGACACTGTGGCCACCGACCTGGTGACACCTGTGACACCAAGCCCACCAGATGAGCCGGATGCTGTGGCCACCAGCCTGGTGACACCTGTGACACCAAGCCCATCAGATGAGCTGGACACTATGGCCACCGACCTGGTGACACCTGTGACACCAAGCCCATCAG ATGAGCTGGACATCATGGCCACTGACCTGGTGACACCGGTGACACTCAGCCTGCTGGACAAGATGGAAGTTGTGGACACTGTCCTGGTAACACCAGTGACATCCACCCTGAAGGATGCTGTGGCCATTGACTTGGTGGCATCAGTGACACCCACCCTGATGGCCGCTGCAGCCACCAACCTGGTGACATCAGTGACGCCACCACCCCTGGATGAGAGGGACACTGTAGCCATCGACCTGGTGACATCGGTGACACCTGCCCTGTTGGACACCACAGACACCGCCCCAGTGACCCCAAGCGTGGCGGACACCACGGATACCACACCGGTGACACCGGTGATACCAACCCCCCGCGATGAGACGGCCACCGTGACCACTGACGCAGCGACTCCCAGCCCAATAGACACCATGGCCACCCACCCGgtgacccccagccccccggccgctgctcctgccccatgtccccctcCCCGGGCCGTGTCCCCCGTGGCTCTGGCAGCCGGGGTGGCCCCATCCCAAGAGTCCTCAgctgtccccccgtgtcccctggcACAGGGGACGCTGTCACAGCCCCCTGGGGATGTCCCTGAGGAGTCGGAGCACGCGGCCACCGCCTCGCCCAAGGCTTTGTCCCCGGAGCTGCCGGACACGTCGCGCTCCCGCACCGCCTCCAGCTTCGTCACCGCCCCCGAGGGCAGCGCCGGAgagacccccccgcgcccccccgagccccgcggAGAGcccgaggaggaggaagaagaggatgaGGATGCGGCCCCCGTGCCCCCCTCGCCGCAGTTCACGGCCTCGGAGCGGGAGGTGTTTGTGGGGatccccccggccccccccgaACTGCTCCCACCACCCGGTGCCTTTtcggggcgcggggccgggccggctgTCACCGCCCCGCTCCGGGGGGCCCCGGGGGCCCTGCCCCCCGCCCTGCAGGAGCCGCCCACCCCCCGGCCGGGCCCTGAGCCCCCCGGCCACGCTGCAGGGGGCACCGATGCCAAAGTCCCCCCAAGTCCCCCGGGcccccccgcggccccccccgagcagcaggaggaagaggaggccgTGGCGGGGGTCGCACCCGGCCCTCTGCCAGCTGCGGGGGCTCAGCCGGGGCCTCCTCCCGAGCCCCCCCGCCCTGCGCCCCCCAAACTCAGCCAAGTGCCTCCTCCCGCCACGCCGGCCCCGCTGGCCCCGAgccccccccgggccccccgcaGCCAGGAGCcccccccggggctgcccctCTCCAGGAAGCACCTCGAAG ccccccagccctcctcGCAGAAGGAGCCggagccccggggccgggcagggggcccaggggctggggggggccgggccgccccccggGGGTCTCTGCAGTCGGAGTCGAGCTCGTCCAGCGAGGCTGaggccccccggccccccccggccccccagCGCTGCCAGCCCAACCATCGAG GGTCCGGGAACGAGTCTGAGAGCAACGACGAGTCCATCCCGGAGCTGGAGGAACCCGAGGGCTCGGAGCcgccccctgcccagccccag GTGCCCCTCGGCCACGCCCTCGGCCCCGGAGAGGAACCGCTCAGCAAAGCCAAGCAGAGCCGCAGCGAGAAGAAGGCCCGGAAG GCCATGTCCAAGCTGGGGCTGCGGCAGATCCACGGTGTCACCCGTATCACCATCCGCAAATCCAAGAACATCCTGTTCGTCATTTCCAAACCCGACGTCTTCAAGAGCCCCGTGTCCGACATCTACATCGTCTTCGGGGAGGCCAAG ATCGAGGACCTGTCCCAGCAAGTGCACAAGGCGGCGGCTGAGAAGTTCAAGGTGCCCCTGGAGCACTCGGCACTCGTGACCGACGCTGCACCTGCCCTGGCCATCAAGGAGGagagcgaggaggaggaggag GTGGACGAGACGGGGCTGGAGGTGCGGGACATCGAGCTGGTGATGGCCCAGGCCAACGTGTCACGGCCCAAGGCCGTGCGAGCGCTGCGGCACAACAACAACGACATCGTCAACGCCATCATG GAACTGACCATGTAG